DNA from Mycobacterium sp. SMC-8:
TGGTCGTCTCCCGGGGCACCCCACCGCGGTTGGAGGGTTGCCGGCCAGCAAGCCGGGGCTTGACGCTGGCGCTCATGACCGTGTCAGAGAGTATCGCACCCGGCTGTGCGGGTGCCACCGCCCGTCGCGGAAGCCGGCGAATCAGCCTTCCCGTCGCGGAGCGGCGAATCAGCCTTCCCGTCGCGGAAGTGGCGAATCAGCCTGTCGTGCGCTCCGGGTCGATCTGCTCGTCGAGGAAGTCGCGGATCAGGTCGGTGATGCGTTCCGGCGCTTCGAACATCGGGATGTGGCCGACGCCGTCGAGTTCGGTGTAGCGGGTGCTCCTGGGCAGGTGTTTGCGGAAGTGGTTCACGAACCGCGGGTGCGGCAGCACGCGGTCCTTCTCGCAGATCACCATGTGCGTCGGGGTCTTGGTGTCGGCGAGCTCCATCAGCCCGGGCAGCAGCAGCGCCTTGACCAGCAGCTGGTAGTAGGCCGCGCAGTGGGTGACGTCATCGATGATGTCGAGGAGGTCGGCGTCGGTGATGCCGTCCGGGGTGGCGCTGACCGGCACGCTGGCCAGCGCGCGCGCACCGGGCAGCCGGGCCGCGCGCGCGCCGAACATCTTGGCGACGATCCACACCGGGGCGCCCATGAGGAACTTGAACACGATCTCGTATTTGGGCAGCGACCACCGGTGCCATCCGCCGGCGGGGGCGATCGCGGTGAGCGAGCGGGCTCGACCGCGGCGCTCGAGTTCGAAGGCCACCCAGCCGCCCAGCGAGTTGCCGACGATGTGTGCGGTCTCCCAGCCCAGTTCGTCCATCCGGCGTTCGACGTCGTCGGCGAGTTCGGCGGTGTCGAGGAAGAACCGCGCCTTCACCCCGCCGTTGTGCCCCGGCATGGTGGGCGCAAGCACCTCGTAGCGGCCGGTCGCCGGTGCCGCCGGGTTGGCCGGGTCGACCCCGGCCAGCTGGGCTGCGACGTTCTTCCACACGTTCTGCGACATCGTGAACGGGTGCAGTAGCAGGACAGGCTCCCCTGATCCGAGGTGGATCGGCGCGCGAAGGCTCATAGGGCCCGACGATAAAGGTGATACCGGCGGTACCGCAAGGACGCCGTCGGGACGCGCTCGGTTAAGGTCAGCGGCCGTGACGGGTCCCATCACGCTCAGCACCATCAACGTCAACGGCATCCGCGCCGCGGTCAAGCAGCGCTCCCCGGAGAACCTCGGGCTGCTCGCCTGGTTCCAGGAGACGGCGTCGAACGTGGTGTGTCTGCAGGAGACCCGCGCCGACGACGAGCAGCTGGCCGAGGCGCTGGCCCCCGTGCTGGCCGACGGCTGGCACCTGGCGTCGGCGGCGCCGCACGTGAAGGGCCGCAACGGGGTGGCGGTGCTGTCCCGCACACCCCACGGTGACGTTCGGATCGGCTGCGGGGCAGGGGAATTCGCTGCTCACGGCCGCTACATCGAGGTGGACACCGCCGGGGTGACGGTGGCCAGCGTGTACGTGCCGACCGGTGAGGCCGAAACGGACCGCCAGCTGGAGAAGGAACGGTTCATGGCCGCGGTGGCCGAGCGGATGTCGGTGCTGCTGGCGGAGTCGGCCCGCCCCGGTCGGCAGGCGGTGCTGTCGGGCGACTGGAACATCGCCCACACCGAGAACGACATCAAGAACTGGAAGGGCAACGTCAAGAAGGCGGGATTCCTGCCGCAGGAACGCCAGTGGCTCAGCGATCTGTTGTCAGCCGGCTGGGTGGACGTGGTGCGGCGGGCCCACCCCGATGTCGCGGGTCCCTATGCGTGGTGGTCGTGGCGCGGCAAGGCGTTCGATAACGACGCGGGGTGGCGTATCGACTACCAGCTGGCCAGCCCGGGCCTGGCCGAGCGCGTCACGTCCGTCGTCACTGAACGCCCCGCCGCGTACGCGCTGCGATGGTCCGACCACTGCCCGGTGACGGTCCGCTACGAGTGATTCCGCTCAGCATCTGGTCCGATTTGGCTCGGGGAGGGCGCCCTCGAGCGCGGTGCGGACCACGTCGTGGACCCGCGGATCCCACGTCAGCCCCGTCTCCCACGGCAGGCCGGCCTCGTTCGAGACGTAGATGCTGTGGGTGTCGTCGAACGTGAAGCAGCGCCGCTGGGTAAGCACGCGGTCGCTGACGTCGACGGCCAGCGCGCTGGATGCCGCCACGATGCCGTCGTTCGGCCAGACCCTGGGGTTGACCGGCCCGGGCCGGGTGAACCGGTCACCGGCGATCAGCGTCACCGGGATGTCGTCGAGCACGCCGGCCTGGAACTCGTTCCAGCCGTTGGGTCCCATCAGATAGCGCTGGTTGACTTCGCGGCCGGAGCCGGTCATGAGCCCATCCACCTCGGCCTTCATACCGTCCATGGCGGATTCGCAGAACGCGTCGCCGAGGCAGTCCGACCTGGGTGTGATGCCGTTGGCGTAATCGGACAGGTAGGACCCCTGCCACGGGGTGCCGATGGTGGTCAGCGACCTGATGCGCAGCGCAGACCCGGTGTGCTGCAGCACCCGGAAGGCTGCCCGCGAATACAGCCCGCCCATGGAATGACCGACCATGTCCAGTTCCCGGACGCTGTACTCGTCGTGCAGATGGGTCAGAAACCGCGCCAGATGCTCACCGGCGAGGTCGATGCTGCCGGTCGAGTCGACGGTCATCACGTCGGACAGGGTGACGGCGCAGTCGCCGAATGCCCCGAACCCGGCCTGATCGACTACCGGCCCGCGGCCGGCCATCGCCGGGGACGTGAAGACCCGGTAGCCGTGGCCCAGCAGGTACTCACGCAGTGCGGTGTCGGTGTTACCGGCTGCCAGCCCGGATGTGCAGGCCCGTTCCGGGGTGGTGAACGGGCTCACCGCGGCGCCGCCGGACACGATCACCACCGCACGTCCGTCGGGGTGCGGTGCGCTGTGGGCGCTGCCGGCGCCCAGCAGCGCCGCGATCAGCAAGACCGCGACGGTGACTGCCAACGTGCGCACTGACTCTCCTGACGACGGCGTGAATGTGTGCCGGATGGTAGCGGGGCGGCACGGGTAAACCCGGGCGGCCGGTTCTGAGAAGATGGGTGTCACCATGAGCAACACAGCCAGGCCCGTCGTTTTCTCGGGCGCGCAACCCACGTCTGACTCCCTGCATCTGGGCAACGCGCTGGGCGCGGTCAGCCAGTGGGTGAGCCTGCAGGACGGCAACGACGCGTACTTCTGCGTCGTCGACCTGCATGCGATCACCGTCGCGCAGGACCCGCAGACGTTGCGGCGCCGCACGCTGGCCACCGCGGCCCAGTACCTCGCGCTCGGCGTGGACCCGCAGCGGGCGACCGTGTTCGTGCAGAGCCATGTCCCCACGCACTCCGAATTGGCTTGGGTGCTGGGCTGTTTCACCGGTTTCGGGCAGGCGGCGCGGATGACTCAGTTCAAGGACAAATCGCAGAAGCAGGGCGCCGACTCGACCACTGTCGGACTCTTCACCTATCCGGTGCTGATGGCCGCCGACGTGCTGCTCTACGACACCCAGCTGGTGCCGGTCGGCGAGGATCAGCGTCAGCACCTCGAGCTCGCCCGCGACCTCGCGCAGCGGATCAACGCCCGGTTCCCGGACACGTTCGTCGTACCCGAGGCGATGATCCCGAAGGCCACCGCCAAGATCTACGACCTGCAGGATCCGACGGCCAAGATGAGCAAGTCGGCCGACAGCGACGCCGGGCTGATCAGCCTGCTCGACGATCCGGCCAAGACCGCCAAGAAGATTCGGTCGGCCGTCACCGACAGCGAGCGCGAGATCCGGTTCGACCGCGAAGCCAAACCGGGGGTGTCCAACCTGCTGACCATCCAGTCCGCGGTGACGGGCGCGGACATCGACAAGCTCGTCGACGGGTACGCCGGCCGCGGGTACGGCGACCTGAAGAAGGAGACCGCCGAGGCGGTCGTCGAGTTCGTCACGCCGATCAAGAACCGGGTGGACGAGTTGCTCACCGATCCCGCGGAGCTGGAGAGCGTGCTGGCCAAGGGTGCCGAGCGGGCCCGTGAGGTGTCTGGACAGACGCTGCGCCGGGTATACGACCGGCTAGGGTTCCTGGCAGCTCGCTAATCGACGAGGGGGTCGGATGACAGTGCAGCCCGTGCCGGCCGAGTCCGAGGAGAAGAAGCCCGGGCTCCTGGACCGGTGGCGTGCGCGGATGCCCTGGTTCGACCATGTGATGCGCGCCCAGCAGCGCTACAACGACTCCAATGGTGACTTCTACGCGGCGGGCATCACCTATTTCACGATCTTCGCGCTGTTCCCGCTGCTGATGCTCGGTTTCTCGATCGGCGGGTTCGTGCTGGCCAACCAACCCGAGTTGCTCGCGGTGGTGGAGGATCGCATCCGCTCGTCTGTCAGCGGGAACCTCGGTCAGCAGCTCATCGAGCTGATGGACTCGGCGATCGAGTCGCGCGGCACCGTCGGAGTCATCGGTCTGGCGACGGCGGCATGGGCCGGGCTGGGATGGATGGCCAACCTGCGGGAGGCGCTCAGCCAGATGTGGGGGCTGTACCGCGACGAGCGGCCCGGCTTCCTCAAGACCAAGCTGTCGGATCTGGTGGCATTGCTGACCACGTTCGCCGCGATCATCGTCACGCTCGCGCTGACCGCACTGGGCAACACCTCGGTGATGGCCGACGTGCTGGACCGGCTCGGAATCGAGGACGCCCCGGGCCTGAACCTGATGCTGCGCATCGCCTCCATCGTCGTGGCGGTGCTGGTCTCGTGGATGTTGTTCACCTACATGATCTTCCGGTTGCCGCGCGAGTCGGTGAGCTTCCGCAGCAGCGTGCGGGCCGGGCTGATCGCGGCGGTGGCCTTCGAGATCTTCAAGTTCTTCGCGACGGTGTATCTGCAGCGGGTGCTCACCGGCCCCGCCGGTGCGACGTTCGGCCCGGTGCTGGGCCTGATGGTGTTCGCCTACATCGTGTCCCGGCTCATCCTGTTCGCCACCGCGTGGGCGGCGACGATGCCCGAGAACATGACCGAGGAACCGGTGCCCGCCCCGGGGCCCGCGGTCATCAACAACCGGATCCTCGAGCGCCCGAATCTGCCGGTGTGGCAGGCAGCGGCCGCGGCTGCCATGGGAGCCCTTGGCGCGCTGGTTCTTTCGCGCCGGCTTAAGCCTTAACGGGCGGGCCGGCGGTTCACCGCGCGTGCGGCCATGATCAAGCTGAGCACGATGACCGCGCCGATCACCCCGACGCCGACCCGCACGGGCATCGCGTCGACGTCGGGCAGCACCGCGTTGGCGTTGGCGGTCGCGGCGGTGGCGGGATCGGGCCGGATCACGCCGAGCGACGGGTCCGGTTCGATGAGCGTGCCGACCTTGGTGCCTGCAGCGACGGCGAAGCCGTAGTCGAGCAACCGGGCCGCCTGCTCCCACGGCGCAATCGGCTGCCGGGTGCCGCGCAACAGCACCGCCATCAGCCGACGGCCGTCGCGGGTGGCGGCGCCGACGAATGTCTGGCCGGCGTCATCGGTGTAACCGGTCTTGCCGCCGAGGGCGCCCGGGTAGTTCGCCAGCAGCTTGTTGTCGTTTTCGATGGGGTAGCCGGCGCCGTCGCGGCCGGGGAAGGTCGATGAGCGGGTGGCCACGATGTCGCTGAACACCGGGTTGCTCCAGGCGTACCGGTAGAACAGCCCCATGTCGTAGGCGGAGGTGCTCATGCCGGGGCCGTCCAGCCCGGACGGGGTGGCCACCCGGGTGTCGCGCGCGCCGAGCTTGTTCGCCAGCGCGTTGAGCTTGGTCAGGGTGGTCTCCATGCCGCCCATCTGCATGGCCAGCGCGTGCGCGGCGTCGTTGCCCGAGTACATCAGCAGTCCGTGCAGCAGGTCGTTGATCGAGTAGAACCCGCCCGGACCGACGCCCACCTTGGTGCCTTCCTGGGCCGCGTCCTCTTCGGTGCCCGGGACGACCTTGTGCAGCGGCAGGTCGTTGATGGCCTGCATCGCGGTCAGCACCTTGATGACGCTGGCGGGCCGGTGCCGGCCGTGCGGGTCGCGGGCGGCGATGACGTCACCGGTGTCGAGATCGGCGACCAGCCACGCCTCGGCGGAGACGTCGCCGGGCACCGGCGGAGATCCGGGGGCGGTGATCACACCGCACCCGGACAGCGCGTCGCCGCCCATGGGTTTGGCCGGCACCGGCAGCGGGCCGGGCGTCGGGTCGCCGGGTTTGGGAACCTCGGACGCATCCACCGCCGGTGGCGTCGTCTCCCGGTACGGACAGACGTTCACCTCAGGTGCCGGCTGCGCGGCCGCGACGGGCGCCAGCGTCAGCATCGCAACGCTGACCAGCGCAGATGCCCGCGTCAGGACTGTCCGTAGAGTCGCCATCGTCTGGGCAGATTAGGCGATCGGGCAGGTCGTAGCCGGGAGCCACGCGGTGACGGATGTGGTTGGAGTTTCAGATGTGACTCGCCGGGGTAGGGGTCGTCGGCCGCGGAACTAGGCTGGGTGCCACCTCGGAAACCGCGCGAAGGGCGGGCATGTTCGTTCTTGTTCTCGGCTCGATCCTGGCGTTGATGCACCTCTACGTGTGGAAGCGGATGGTCAAGGACACCACCGCCCGCGGTCCCGCCCGGTGGCTGTTGTCCGGCCTGGTCGCGACGCTGTTGCTGCTCGTGCTGGCGGCGTTGCTCGTGCCCCGGGTGTTCGGTGTCGCGGAGTCCGGCTGGCTGGCCTGGCCGGGCTACCTGTGGTTCGGCCTGGTCGTCTACCTCTTCCTGACCCTGCTGGTGCTCGAGCCGGTGCGGCTGGTCCTGCGCCGGTGGGCGCGGCCCGCACCGGCAGCCGACGAGGCTCCGGCGGTCGATCGCAGGATGTTCCTGGCCCGTGCGTCGGCGGTGGCCGCCGGCGCCGCGGCCGTCGGGTTGGTCGGCACCGGTGTGGCCACCGCGGTGAAGCCGCCGCAACTGCTGCGGGTCCCGGTCCGGTTACCGAGGCTGGACCGGGCGTTCGACGGCTACCGCATCGCGGTGGTCTCGGACATCCACCTCGGCCCGCTGCTGGGCCGGGCGCACACCGAGCGCATCGTGCGGATCATCAACGAGACCGAGCCCGACCTGATCGCCGTGGTCGGCGACGTGGTGGACGGCACCGTCGCCGAGCTGGGAGCGGCCGCGGCACCGCTGCAGGACCTGCAGTCCCGCGACGGCGCGTTCTTCGTCACCGGCAACCATGAGTACTTCGTCGAGGACACCGCGGAGTGGATCCGCGAACTGGAACGGCTCGGGCTGCAGCCGCTGCGCAACGAGAACACCCGTATCCGCCGCGGCACAGCCGCGTTCGACCTGGCCGGGATCAACGACATCGCCGGCGAGCAGCGGTCCGATCCGCCCGATCTCGACCTCGCGCTGGACGGCGTGAACCCCGGCGACCCGACCGTCCTTCTGGCCCACCAGCCGGTCGCGGTCGCCGGCGCCGCGGAGCGCGGGGTCGATCTGCAGCTCTCCGGGCACACCCACGGCGGCCAGATGTGGCCGTTCCACTACGCCGTCGCACTGGCCCAGCCCGCGCTGGCCGGGCTGTCCCGGGTGGGGGACACGCAGCTCTACGTCACCCGTGGGGCCGGCTTCTGGGGGCCGCCGGTGCGGGTGGGCGCCCCGCCGGACATCAGCCTGCTGGATCTGCGCGCCGACGGGGTTTGACGGCCGAAGTCTCGGGTACATCTCAGCCAACTCCGACGGTAACGCTCAGGTGCGATCAGCAACCTGGAGTGACCAGGACTTCCGCGGGAGGAGCGACGATGGCCCCGAATACGGCGACCAAGAGCGCGTCCGTGGTGCGGCTCGACACCCACCCGGCGTTCTGCGCGGCCGAGCGCCGCTCCCGCGAGTTCGAGGAAGCGATGCGCAGGCATCCGGCGTCCCAGTCCCGGCTGCCGGTCCGAATGCCACCGTCTGCCCCGCCCCTGCGGCGGGTGTAGACGCGCGGAAGGGGCGCCTCTGGTGGTGGGGGCGCCCCTTTTTCGCGCCCGGGCCGGCTACGAGGTGAACAGGCGGGCACTGACCTCGCGCATCTCGACCTTGCGGATCTTGCCCGTCACCGTCATCGGAAACTCGTCGACGACGTGCACGTAGCGCGGGATCTTGTAGTGGGCGAGCTTGCCGGAGGCGAAGTCTCGCAGCGCGGCGGCGTCGAGGGCGGGGCGACCCGGCCGCATCCGGATCCACGCGCACACCTCTTCGCCGTACCGGTCGTCGGGCACCCCGACCACCTGGGCGTCCTCGATGTCGGGGTGGGTGTACAGGAACTCCTCGATCTCGCGCGGGTAGATGTTCTCCCCGCCGCGGATCACGACGTCCTTGATGCGCCCGACGATGTTGCAGTACCCGTCCGGCCGCATCACGGCCAGGTCGCCGGTGTGCATCCAGCCGTCGGCGTCGACCGCCTGGCGGGTCTTCTCCTCGTCGCGCCAGTAGCCGAGCATCACCGAATACCCACGCGTGCAGAACTCGCCGGGGCTGCCGCGCTCGACGACCTCGCGGGTCTGCGGGTCGACGATCTTGATCTCGACGTGCGGGTGCACCCGCCCGATCGAGGCCGTCCGCCGCTCCAGGTCGTCATCGATGAGGGTCTGGCACGACACCGGGGACGTCTCGGTCATGCCGTAGGCGATCGAGACCTCGGACATGTGCATGTCTTCGACGCAGCGCTTCATCACCTCGACCGGGCACACGGCGCCGGCCATGATGCCGGTCCGCAGCGACGACAGGTCCCGCTCGGCGAAGTCCGCGCGGTTCTGCATCGCGATGAACATCGTGGGCACGCCGTAAACCGCGGTGCACCTTTCGGTTTCGATCGCACGGAGGGTCTGGTCCGGATCGAACGCCGGCCCGGGGATCACCATCGTCGCGCCGTGCGTGGTGCAGCCGAGGTTGCCCATCACCATTCCGAAGCAGTGGTAGAACGGCACCGGGATGCACAGCCGGTCGCCGGGTTGCAGCCGGATCTGCTCGGTGACGAAGTAGCCGTTGTTGAGGATGTTGCGGTGCGACAGCGTCGCACCCTTCGGGAACCCGGTGGTTCCGGAGGTGTACTGGATGTTGATCGGGTCCCGGTTGGACAGCGCGGCGCCACGGTCCCGCAACTGCGCGTCGTCGATCCGGTCGCCGCCGGCGCGCAGACGGTCCCAGTCATCGGTGCCGATGAACAGAACCCGTTGGAGTGCAGGGACTTCCGGACGTACTTCATCGACCATCGCGACGTAGTCCGAGGTCTTGAACGCGGTGGCCGAGATCAACGTGGCCACGCCGGACTGCTCGAGCACATAGCGCAGTTCGTGCGTGCGGTAGGCGGGGTTGATGTTGACCAAAATCGCGCCGATCTTCGCCGTCGCGTACTGCACGATCGTCCATTCCGGACAGTTCGGTGCCCAGATGCCGACCCGGTCCCCGACGTCGACACCGAGAGACATCAAACCCTTTGCCACCGTGTCGATCTCGCGGTCCAGCTCGGCGTAGGTCCAGCGTCGGCCGCCGGCGACGTCGACCAGCGCCTCGAGGTCGGGATACGCCGCGGCGATCCGCTCGAAGTTCGCGCCGATCGTCTCCTCCAGGATCGGGGTGTCGGTCGGGCCGGCGTCGTAGGCCACACTCATCACTGCACCAGATCCTCGTAGCGGTATTCGGTGGCGATCGGCCGGCCTGCGCCGTGCGCGTCCTCCTCGCGGCGACGCAGCTCGACGCGGCGGATCTTGCCGGAGATCGTCTTGGGCAGCTCGAAGAACTCGACCCGGCGCACCTTCAGGTACGGGGCGAGGTGATCGCGGGAGTACTCCAGGATCGACCTGGCCGTGTCGGCGTCGGCGGTCCAGCCCTCGGCCAGGCTGACGTAGGCCTTGGGCACGGCCAGCCGGGTGTCGTCGGGCTGCGGGACCACGGCGGCTTCGACGACCGCCGGGTGCTCGATGAGCACGCTCTCCAACTCGAATGGCGACACCTTGTAGTCCGACGACTTGAACACGTCGTCGGTGCGGCCGATGTAGGTGATGTAGCCGTCGGCGTCGCGGCAGGCGACGTCGCCGGTGTGGTAGTAGCCGTCCCGCATCACCAGCGCGTTGCGGTCGTCGTCGCCGAGATATCCGGTCATCAGGTTCAGTGGGGTCTGGCCGAGGTCCAGGCAGATCTCGCCTTCCTCGGCGAGCTCACCGGTCAGCGGGTCCACCAGCACGACCGGCACACCGGGCATCGGGCGGCCCATGGACCCGGCCTTGACCGGCTGGCCCGGGGTGTTGCCGATCTGCAGCGTGGTCTCGGTCTGGCCGAACCCGTCGCGGATGGTCAGGCCCCAGGCCCGCTCCACGGCGCTGATCACCTCGGGATTCAGTGGTTCCCCGGCGCCGAGCACCTCGCGCAGCCCGGGCGGGCACTCACCCAGGTCGGCCTGGATCAGCATCCGCCACACCGTCGGCGGCGCGCAGAACGTGTTGACGCCGGCCCGGCGCATCTGGTGCAGCAGCGCCGAGGCGTCGAAGCGGCGGTAGTTGTAGACGAAGATCGTGGCCTCGGCGATCCATGGCGCGAAGAAGCAACTCCACGCGTGTTTGGCCCAGCCCGGCGAGCTGATCGCCAGGTGGACGTCGCCGGGGCGCACGCCGATCCAGGCCATCGTGGTCAGGTGCCCGACGGGATAGCTGATCTGGGAGTGCTCGACGAGTTTGGGCCTGCTGGTGGTGCCGGAGGTGAAATACACCAGCAGCGGGTCTTCGGCGGCGGTCTGCGGGTCGTGCGGCCCGGCAGGCTCGACGGCGGCGGCGTCGGCATAGGACTGCCAGCCCGGCACCGCGTCGCCGACGACGATCCTCACGTAATCGCCCGGCACGTCGGCGAACTTGCCCGAGTCGGCGGCATTGGCGATCACGAAGCCGGCCCCGCCGCGGGTGATGCGGTCGGCGAGGTCCGCTGGTCCCAGCGCGCCCGTGGTGGGCATGATGACCGCGCCCAGCTTGGCCACCGCCAGCATCGATTCCCACAGTTCGACCTGGTTGCCCAGCATCAGGATGACGCGGTCGCCCCTGCTCACGCCGAGCTTGCGCAGCCACGACGCCACCTGGTCGGACCGGCGCGCCATCGTGTCGAACGTGACCTGGCGCTCGGCGCCGTCCTCGTCGACGATCCACAGGGCGACGCGGTCGTTACCGCGCGCGATCTCGTCGAACCAGTCGGTGGCCCAGTTGAACGTACCGGTGATCCGCGGCCACTCGAAGGTCTCCACGGCCTTGTCGTAATCGGCCATGACGTCGACGAGGCGGTCGCGTGCGCTACGGAAGAGATCGGTGTTGCTCGCCATGCCTAATAGGATCTAGGTCACAGTCGTCCGTCCACCACCCCCGAAAGAGGGTAGAGCCCAGTGCCCGTCCCGTCGTCATTGCTGCGACCCCGTGACGCCGACGCGGTGCGCGCGGAGTTGCGCCGTATCGCGGTGCTCGGTGACGTCCCGGTGCTGTTCGGCGGCGAGGTGCACGGCGACACCCTGCTGATCACCGAGTACCACGGAGTGCGCACCGGCGGGCTGCGCGGACTGGCGGTGCGGTCGAACTCGGGGCTGGGCGGGGCCAGCATGGTTGCCGGCCGTCCGCTGGCGGTGGCCGACTACCGCAACGCGTCCAGCATCACCCACGACTACGACGGACCGGTGCTGACGGAGGGCATCCAGTCGGTGCTGGCCGTACCGGTGCTGGTCGACGGGCGGACCCGGGCGATGCTGTACGGCGCGTACCGCACCGGCGCGCCGGTCGGCGGCAGGGTGGCCGACATGGTGGTGGACGCCGCGCGGCGGCTGAGCGAGGAGTTCCGGATCCGCGACGAGGTGGACCGCAGGCTGCGGTTGCGTGACGCGCACGCGGCCAACCTCGGTGACGGTCTGGTCGGAGCCGAGCGGATCCGCGAGGTACACGCCGAGCTGCGGCGGCTGGCCGTCGACGCGCCCGCAGAGCTGCAGGACAGGCTGCGCGAGCTGGCCGAGAAGCTGTCCGGCGAGGCTGACGAGACCGGCGCCGCACCGCTCACCCCGCGCGAGCTCGACGTGCTGGCACAGGTCGCCCTCGGGTGTACCAACGCCGAGGCAGCGCAGCGTCTTTCGCTCAAACCCGAGACTGTGAAGAGCTATTTGCGCAGTGCGGCCACCAAACTGGGCACCCGCACCCGCTACGAAGCGGTGTCGAAGGCACGGCGGCTACGCCTGATCCCCTGACCCCCCGCCGAAATCGCATTCCACGCGCGTCAAGTCGCGATTCAGCCACGTGGAATGCGATTTCGGCGGGAGTCAGAGGGCGATCCAGCCGAGGTTGGGGGAGCCGATGCTGCCCATCCACAACCGGCCGCCGCCCTCGACCAGGCCGGTCACCATGCTGAATCGGGGATGGGTGGTGCGCATGCCCGCGACG
Protein-coding regions in this window:
- a CDS encoding AMP-binding protein, whose product is MASNTDLFRSARDRLVDVMADYDKAVETFEWPRITGTFNWATDWFDEIARGNDRVALWIVDEDGAERQVTFDTMARRSDQVASWLRKLGVSRGDRVILMLGNQVELWESMLAVAKLGAVIMPTTGALGPADLADRITRGGAGFVIANAADSGKFADVPGDYVRIVVGDAVPGWQSYADAAAVEPAGPHDPQTAAEDPLLVYFTSGTTSRPKLVEHSQISYPVGHLTTMAWIGVRPGDVHLAISSPGWAKHAWSCFFAPWIAEATIFVYNYRRFDASALLHQMRRAGVNTFCAPPTVWRMLIQADLGECPPGLREVLGAGEPLNPEVISAVERAWGLTIRDGFGQTETTLQIGNTPGQPVKAGSMGRPMPGVPVVLVDPLTGELAEEGEICLDLGQTPLNLMTGYLGDDDRNALVMRDGYYHTGDVACRDADGYITYIGRTDDVFKSSDYKVSPFELESVLIEHPAVVEAAVVPQPDDTRLAVPKAYVSLAEGWTADADTARSILEYSRDHLAPYLKVRRVEFFELPKTISGKIRRVELRRREEDAHGAGRPIATEYRYEDLVQ
- a CDS encoding LuxR C-terminal-related transcriptional regulator, whose protein sequence is MPVPSSLLRPRDADAVRAELRRIAVLGDVPVLFGGEVHGDTLLITEYHGVRTGGLRGLAVRSNSGLGGASMVAGRPLAVADYRNASSITHDYDGPVLTEGIQSVLAVPVLVDGRTRAMLYGAYRTGAPVGGRVADMVVDAARRLSEEFRIRDEVDRRLRLRDAHAANLGDGLVGAERIREVHAELRRLAVDAPAELQDRLRELAEKLSGEADETGAAPLTPRELDVLAQVALGCTNAEAAQRLSLKPETVKSYLRSAATKLGTRTRYEAVSKARRLRLIP